From a region of the Arvicanthis niloticus isolate mArvNil1 chromosome 6, mArvNil1.pat.X, whole genome shotgun sequence genome:
- the Nxph2 gene encoding neurexophilin-2 produces the protein MSLRPLPLLVVPVLLQLLFFDSEEVIRTTESVTWEDRTVPGTLVGNVVHSRITSPLHLFLKRPPGPKQAFTDNMENFWDWLANITEIQEQLARTKRRPIVKTGKFKKMFGWGDFHSNIKTVKLNLLITGKIVDHGNGTFSVYFRHNSTGLGNVSVSLVPPSKVVEFEVSPKSTLETKESKSFNCHIEYEKTDRAKKTALCNFDPSKICYQEQTQSHVSWLCSKPFKVICIHIAFYSVDYKLVQKVCPDYNYHSETPYLSSG, from the coding sequence CTATTTTTTGACAGTGAAGAAGTGATACGCACCACAGAGAGTGTGACCTGGGAAGACAGAACTGTTCCTGGAACATTGGTTGGAAACGTGGTACATTCAAGAATTACCAGTCCTCTGCATCTATTTCTTAAACGGCCTCCAGGTCCAAAGCAAGCATTTACAGACAACATGGAAAACTTTTGGGACTGGCTGGCAAATATAACAGAGATTCAGGAGCAACTAGCAAGAACCAAAAGACGGCCAATAGTGAAGACaggaaaatttaagaaaatgtttgggTGGGGTGACTTCCATTCTAACATTAAAACTGTCAAACTTAACCTGCTCATCACAGGAAAAATTGTCGATCATGGAAATGGAACGTTCAGTGTTTATTTCCGACACAATTCAACAGGCCTGGGCAATGTTTCAGTGAGCTTGGTACCTCCCTCTAAAGTAGTAGAATTTGAAGTATCCCCCAAGTCTACCTTGGAGACTAAGGAATCCAAATCTTTTAACTGCCATATTGAGTATGAAAAAACAGATCGGGCAAAGAAGACCGCTTTGTGCAATTTCGACCCATCCAAAATCTGCTACCAGGAGCAAACTCAAAGCCATGTGTCCTGGTTATGTTCCAAACCGTTTAAGGTCATCTGCATTCACATCGCCTTTTACAGTGTTGATTATAAACTTGTACAAAAGGTTTGTCCTGACTACAATTACCATAGTGAGACACCATACTTGTCTTCTGGATAA